A region from the Lutra lutra chromosome 1, mLutLut1.2, whole genome shotgun sequence genome encodes:
- the PRR20G gene encoding proline-rich protein 20G, with protein sequence MEADGPVKPGHPSKPFAYVKPIRYETPAFTAHHGERTQSHRGRRSQERMRTLFRATDLHRDHGLQVRPRRMLRPGRRVDQDHGEEPSHHVEPEARRAPSFPLTEAATLHGDGLQGLGLGTIQRGGGLQALPDASGYWVLTNSPTSSIYPCLGFRPLEGSTLLFTQTPSGTFVYGVPEFFTHIAH encoded by the coding sequence ATGGAAGCAGATGGCCCCGTGAAGCCAGGCCATCCCTCAAAACCTTTTGCTTACGTGAAACCTATCAGATATGAGACCCCAGCATTCACAGCTCATCATGGAGAGAGAACCCAAAGCCACCGTGGGAGAAGAAGtcaagagagaatgagaaccCTCTTTAGGGCCACAGACCTTCACAGAGACCATGGCCTCCAGGTAAGGCCAAGACGCATGCTGAGACCAGGTCGGCGTGTGGATCAGGACCACGGTGAAGAGCCAAGCCATCATGTGGAGCCAGAAGCCAGGCGGGCCCCATCCTTCCCTCTTACTGAAGCAGCGACATTGCATGGAGATGGGCTGCAAGGCCTTGGCCTTGGCACAATCCAGCGGGGGGGAGGACTGCAGGCACTGCCTGATGCCTCTGGGTATTGGGTTCTCACAAATTCCCCAACTTCGTCCATTTATCCCTGCTTAGGTTTCAGACCCTTGGAGGGCTCAACTTTGCTCTTCACACAGACCCCCTCTGGTACCTTTGTGTATGGGGTCCCAGAATTTTTCACCCACATTGCACACTGA